One stretch of Pomacea canaliculata isolate SZHN2017 linkage group LG1, ASM307304v1, whole genome shotgun sequence DNA includes these proteins:
- the LOC112575106 gene encoding guanylate cyclase 32E-like isoform X2 produces the protein MQVWNQQNPSAQLTANFTLAFLTATSNKGHGKLTGGAFFLALEHLNANKSDDNIRLHFNYVFKDTMNMDTMAMRAMVDTHCDKNNVSVFIGPPDFCSNAAVLATSFDIPYMSYGCRDIHSLTRNMSDYLIINEEPSGIYVSKFIVSVLQGFGWKSFWLVGGAEGVTNVWADSTSILNSLATRQGLTLNGINREPLNDAYHSSKTSSHNPYPDIINQSTRKTRVYVFLGDYNALVDFVRALHDRTGSTRGEYVVVALDDTKQQRSNKTSFLRIDETNRDVTPHDLEVFRNVLLLRSLQPTIEQKDFAKRCTSITTRILSTCPGRPFLLFRNCAKKLSTSTTP, from the exons ATGCAAGTCTGGAATCAACAAAATCCTTCGGCACAACTCACCGCCAACTTCACGCTGGCTTTCTTAACGGCCACGAGCAACAAGGGCCACGGGAAGCTGACAGGCGGCGCCTTCTTCTTGGCTCTGGAGCACCTGAACGCCAACAAGAGTGATGACAACATCAGGCTACACTTCAACTACGTCTTCAAAGATACTATGAACATGGACACGATGGCGATGCGCGCCATGGTGGACACCCACTGCGACAAGAACAACGTGTCTGTCTTCATAGGACCACCTGACTTCTGTAGTAACGCCGCTGTCCTGGCCACCTCCTTCGACATTCCTTACATGTCCTAC ggcTGCAGAGACATCCACAGTCTCACTCGCAACATGAGCGACTACTTGATCATCAACGAGGAACCTTCTGGAATTTATGTTTCGAAGTTCATCGTCTCCGTGCTTCAAGGTTTTGGCTGGAAGTCCTTCTGGCTCGTTGGTGGGGCCGAAGGAGTGACCAACGTATGGGCGGACTCAACTAGCATCCTCAACTCCTTGGCTACCAGACAGGGGTTAACCCTAAACGGCATTAACCGCGAGCCTCTGAACGACGCTTACCATTCTTCTAAAACCTCTAGTCACAATCCTTATCCTGATATCATCAATCAGTCGACAAGGAAGACACGCG TCTATGTTTTTCTGGGAGACTACAATGCACTGGTGGACTTTGTGCGCGCGCTACATGACAGGACAGGGTCCACGAGAGGAGAGTATGTAGTCGTGGCATTGGACGACACGAAGCAACAACGAAGTAACAAGACCAGCTTCCTCC GTATTGACGAAACCAATCGTGATGTGACCCCACATGACCTAGAGGTGTTCAGAAACGTGCTGCTATTACGGAGTCTGCAGCCGACAATTGAGCAGAAGGACTTCGCAAAGAGGTGTACAAGCATAACTACCAGGATCCTATCAACTTGTCCAGGCCGACCATTTCTGCTGTT CCGAAACTGCGCCAAGAAGCTTTCTACATCTACGACGCCGTGA
- the LOC112575106 gene encoding guanylate cyclase 32E-like isoform X1: protein MPRFKIWSIAVILIWKAMQVWNQQNPSAQLTANFTLAFLTATSNKGHGKLTGGAFFLALEHLNANKSDDNIRLHFNYVFKDTMNMDTMAMRAMVDTHCDKNNVSVFIGPPDFCSNAAVLATSFDIPYMSYGCRDIHSLTRNMSDYLIINEEPSGIYVSKFIVSVLQGFGWKSFWLVGGAEGVTNVWADSTSILNSLATRQGLTLNGINREPLNDAYHSSKTSSHNPYPDIINQSTRKTRVYVFLGDYNALVDFVRALHDRTGSTRGEYVVVALDDTKQQRSNKTSFLRIDETNRDVTPHDLEVFRNVLLLRSLQPTIEQKDFAKRCTSITTRILSTCPGRPFLLFRNCAKKLSTSTTP, encoded by the exons ATGCCGCGATTTAAGATATGGAGTATTGCAGTAATTCTTATTTGGAAGGCCATGCAAGTCTGGAATCAACAAAATCCTTCGGCACAACTCACCGCCAACTTCACGCTGGCTTTCTTAACGGCCACGAGCAACAAGGGCCACGGGAAGCTGACAGGCGGCGCCTTCTTCTTGGCTCTGGAGCACCTGAACGCCAACAAGAGTGATGACAACATCAGGCTACACTTCAACTACGTCTTCAAAGATACTATGAACATGGACACGATGGCGATGCGCGCCATGGTGGACACCCACTGCGACAAGAACAACGTGTCTGTCTTCATAGGACCACCTGACTTCTGTAGTAACGCCGCTGTCCTGGCCACCTCCTTCGACATTCCTTACATGTCCTAC ggcTGCAGAGACATCCACAGTCTCACTCGCAACATGAGCGACTACTTGATCATCAACGAGGAACCTTCTGGAATTTATGTTTCGAAGTTCATCGTCTCCGTGCTTCAAGGTTTTGGCTGGAAGTCCTTCTGGCTCGTTGGTGGGGCCGAAGGAGTGACCAACGTATGGGCGGACTCAACTAGCATCCTCAACTCCTTGGCTACCAGACAGGGGTTAACCCTAAACGGCATTAACCGCGAGCCTCTGAACGACGCTTACCATTCTTCTAAAACCTCTAGTCACAATCCTTATCCTGATATCATCAATCAGTCGACAAGGAAGACACGCG TCTATGTTTTTCTGGGAGACTACAATGCACTGGTGGACTTTGTGCGCGCGCTACATGACAGGACAGGGTCCACGAGAGGAGAGTATGTAGTCGTGGCATTGGACGACACGAAGCAACAACGAAGTAACAAGACCAGCTTCCTCC GTATTGACGAAACCAATCGTGATGTGACCCCACATGACCTAGAGGTGTTCAGAAACGTGCTGCTATTACGGAGTCTGCAGCCGACAATTGAGCAGAAGGACTTCGCAAAGAGGTGTACAAGCATAACTACCAGGATCCTATCAACTTGTCCAGGCCGACCATTTCTGCTGTT CCGAAACTGCGCCAAGAAGCTTTCTACATCTACGACGCCGTGA
- the LOC112561388 gene encoding LOW QUALITY PROTEIN: uncharacterized protein LOC112561388 (The sequence of the model RefSeq protein was modified relative to this genomic sequence to represent the inferred CDS: deleted 1 base in 1 codon) has product MSERGPARVQDMKNKLRLVVARRELDWGGSAQQALRKRVVHLPMLQIDVQHSAEDSPDTALLRDARQSLRHMLGKASAQSQTSDPEKHGASNCSQQVCSQQVFTQDRMKVHALNSADPPRKDGTESGCGNPDDREETETVSSFDADRVDSALFDYVFDRLSHLSDDSSQADAESDVEYTSCAPSSSLHNEDSVEATAIHADASRLPSSVPGPYGAWLERLADPEPGGDVQQRHLGKTCDGCGNIKSSAASQQRLGLQQKEGKVVSSSYAHKVREVWNGTPGVESGQPLRRSALGTAAKGIAADRKKNGKVDESSRASFSYKLSIASPVEFFSILNDRPIIGVAAQETFSKRVGDTYIPASYIKYLEQAGARVVPIRAGEQEDYYNNLFSKINGALFPGGSVSVTESQYARTGRILYNLTLKAAAVGDIFPLWGTCLGFELLNTITAGQNLLAAVDAENITLPLDLVDDDVLSYLTKESVTQNEHQYGMLPEVFNKNKELSSFYRILSTNQGKTKTTFISTFEAYKYPIYGTQWHPEKNAFNWDPRYVINHDAHAVRVAQYFANFFVNEARKSTHRFPSLQEEADALIDNYNPIYSADGTFMENYFFNFSSPPISTT; this is encoded by the exons ATGTCCGAACGAGGTCCAGCGAGGGTGCAGGACATGAAGAACAAGCTGCGGCTGGTGGTCGCCCGGCGGGAGCTGGACTGGGGTGGATCGGCGCAGCAAGCTCTGCGTAAACGAGTCGTTCACCTGCCCATGCTGCAGATCGACGTGCAGCACAGCGCGGAAGATTCTCCGGATACGGCGCTTCTTCGCGATGCTCGCCAGTCTCTTCGACACATGCTCGGCAAAGCGTCCGCCCAGAGTCAGACATCAG ATCCCGAGAAACATGGAGCATCGAACtgcagtcagcaggtgtgcagCCAACAAGTGTTTACCCAGGATCGCATGAAGGTCCACGCACTAAATTCAGCAGATCCACCTCGTAAAGACGGGACTGAGTCTGGATGTGGTAACCCCGATGACCgtgaagagacagagacagtcaGCTCTTTTGACGCCGACCGTGTGGACAGCGCTCTGTTCGACTACGTGTTCGACCGCCTCAGCCACCTGTCCGACGATTCCTCTCAGGCCGATGCCGAGTCCGACGTGGAATACACTTCCTGTGCGCCCTCGTCGTCCCTGCACAACGAAGACAGTGTGGAGGCCACGGCAATCCATGCAGATGCCTCCCGTCTACCCTCTAGTGTCCCTGGACCGTACGGCGCATGGTTGGAACGCTTGGCTGACCCAGAACCGGGTGGCGATGTTCAGCAGCGCCACCTGGGTAAGACCTGTGACGGGTGCGGGAACATTAAGAGCTCGGCAGCCTCGCAGCAACGTCTGGGCCTGCAGCAAAAGGAGGGGAAGGTCGTGTCCTCGTCTTATGCCCACAAAGTTAGGGAGGTCTGGAACGGTACCCCGGGGGTTGAGTCCGGACAGCCCCTCCGTCGATCAGCGCTGGGCACAGCTGCCAAGG GGATAGcggcagacagaaagaaaaatggaaaagtggATGAAAGCTCTCGTGCATCTTTCTCTTATAAATTGTCCATTGCCAGCCCAGTGGAGTTTTTCTCTATCCTTAATGACAGACCTATTATCG GTGTTGCTGCACAAGAAACCTTCTCTAAAAGGGTTGGTGACACATATATTCCAGCCTCCTATATTAAGTATCTGGAGCAAGCAGGTGCACGTGTAGTTCCTATTCG AGCTGGGGAGCAAGAGGATTATTACAACAATCTCTTCAGTAAAATTAATGG GGCTCTTTTTCCTGGAGGATCAGTTAGTGTGACAGAGAGTCAGTACGCCCGAACTGGTCGCATCTTGTACAATCTTACTCTCAAG GCTGCTGCTGTAGGCGATATATTCCCTCTGTGGGGCACCTGTCTGGGATTTGAACTACTGAACACAATTACTGCTGGTCAGAACCTGCTTGCAGCC GTGGATGCAGAGAATATCACTTTGCCCCTAGACCTAGTTGATG ATGATGTTCTTTCTTATCTGACCAAAGAGAGTGTTACACAGAATGAACATCAATATGGCATGCTGCCTGAG GTTTTCAACAAGAATAAGGAACTTTCAAGTTTCTACCGTATTCTCTCAACTAACCAGGGGAAGACTAAAACTACATTCATATCTACTTTTGAAG CATACAAATATCCCATATATGGAACTCAGTGGCACCCTGAAAAGAATGCCTTCAACTGGGATCCACGTTATGTCATCAACCATGATGCACATGCTGTCAGAGTTGCCCAGTATTTTGCCAATTTTTTCGTAAATGAGG CACGAAAGAGTACCCATAGATTTCCTTCACTGCAAGAAGAAGCAGATGCTTTGATAGATAACTACAATCCAATCTACAGTGCTGATGGAACCTTCATGGAAAACTACTTCTTCAATTTCTCATCTCCACCAATATCTACAACATAA